A part of Variovorax sp. HW608 genomic DNA contains:
- a CDS encoding ABC transporter ATP-binding protein: protein MSAFANVEPLFSLHDIDVRFGRVLALSGTTLSIHAGERVALIGANGSGKSTLLRVLHGLVPHSRGAFVSRVPRRRQAMLFQRPHMLRASVRNNVALALWLHGAPWRNAQREATVALARVGLADLVDRNARTLSGGQQQRMALARAWVLQPDVLLLDEPTASLDPTAKRDVEALIADAAHGRTLVFASHNLGQVKRLASRVVYLEHGRLLADLPVHDFFNGPLPREARLFVKGEAL from the coding sequence ATGAGCGCGTTCGCCAACGTCGAGCCGCTCTTCAGCTTGCACGACATCGATGTGCGATTCGGAAGAGTGCTGGCCCTCTCGGGAACCACGCTGTCGATCCACGCGGGCGAGCGGGTCGCGCTGATCGGCGCCAACGGCAGCGGAAAGAGCACCTTGCTGCGCGTGCTGCACGGGCTGGTGCCGCACTCGCGGGGGGCTTTCGTGAGCCGCGTGCCGCGCCGCCGGCAGGCGATGCTGTTCCAGCGGCCGCACATGCTGCGCGCGAGCGTGCGCAACAACGTCGCGCTCGCGCTCTGGCTGCACGGCGCGCCGTGGCGCAATGCACAGCGGGAGGCGACGGTGGCGCTCGCGCGCGTCGGCCTCGCCGATCTCGTGGACCGCAATGCGCGCACGCTGTCGGGCGGCCAGCAGCAGCGCATGGCGCTGGCGCGCGCCTGGGTGCTGCAGCCGGACGTGCTGCTGCTCGACGAACCCACCGCGAGCCTCGACCCGACCGCCAAGCGCGACGTCGAGGCGCTCATCGCCGATGCGGCGCACGGCCGCACGCTGGTGTTCGCCAGCCACAACCTCGGGCAGGTCAAGCGGCTCGCGAGCCGGGTCGTCTATCTCGAGCACGGCCGGCTGCTCGCCGACCTGCCGGTCCACGATTTCTTCAACGGGCCCTTGCCCCGCGAAGCGCGTCTGTTCGTCAAAGGAGAAGCGCTATGA
- a CDS encoding helix-turn-helix domain-containing protein has translation MTTSVASPLPERSISIAQARREWIDGEPAAAQGTRVDSWLLRSWQRCLAAGRLPAERVSFDPVSVQAALRAADRNRALVAAARPVIERLSRAIADTRYFAILTDADGIVVDVGALPGGSDPAARHARDIARIGVDLSERAVGTTAIGTALAEHEPVWLHRGEHFFDDTSVYSCAGAPLFGPRGECIGMLDLTGVQVVERPELRHLAALSARSIENALLQDHPCALRLRIGWPGCAPGADAEGLLCIDADGWVIGANAAARHMLHQPLGAGPALNCNDLFALPPQMLFDAARRGESVLEVPLWSGLRVHVRPQLASRPAVSSQAGGRPRLRDMQTALIRKAVEDARGNVAEAARALGISRATVYRKLPRSRRAGASRLRAVCHRKAGDVARFG, from the coding sequence ATGACCACCTCCGTTGCTTCGCCCCTGCCAGAGCGCTCCATCTCCATCGCCCAGGCACGGCGAGAGTGGATCGACGGCGAACCGGCCGCCGCGCAGGGAACGCGGGTCGATTCCTGGCTGCTGCGTTCGTGGCAGCGCTGCCTCGCGGCCGGGCGGCTGCCCGCGGAGCGCGTGAGCTTCGACCCGGTCTCGGTGCAGGCCGCGCTGCGCGCCGCGGATCGCAATCGCGCGCTGGTCGCGGCGGCGCGGCCGGTGATCGAGCGGCTCTCGCGCGCGATCGCCGATACGCGCTACTTCGCGATCCTCACCGATGCGGACGGCATCGTGGTCGACGTCGGCGCGCTGCCGGGCGGCAGCGATCCGGCCGCGCGCCATGCGCGCGACATCGCCCGCATCGGCGTCGACCTGTCGGAGCGCGCGGTCGGCACCACCGCGATCGGCACGGCGCTGGCCGAGCACGAGCCGGTGTGGCTGCACCGCGGCGAACATTTCTTCGACGACACCAGCGTCTACAGCTGCGCGGGTGCGCCGCTCTTCGGTCCGCGCGGCGAATGCATCGGCATGCTGGACCTGACCGGCGTGCAGGTGGTCGAGCGGCCCGAGCTGCGCCATCTGGCCGCCCTGTCGGCGCGCAGCATCGAGAACGCGCTGCTGCAGGACCATCCGTGCGCGCTGCGGCTGCGCATCGGCTGGCCGGGCTGCGCGCCGGGCGCCGATGCCGAAGGCCTGCTGTGCATCGACGCCGACGGCTGGGTCATCGGCGCGAACGCGGCCGCGCGCCACATGCTGCACCAGCCCCTGGGCGCCGGGCCCGCGCTGAACTGCAACGACCTCTTCGCGCTGCCGCCGCAGATGCTCTTCGACGCGGCACGGCGCGGCGAGTCGGTGCTCGAAGTGCCGCTGTGGTCCGGGCTGCGCGTGCACGTCCGGCCGCAACTCGCGAGCCGGCCGGCCGTGTCGTCGCAAGCCGGCGGTCGGCCGCGTCTGCGCGACATGCAAACCGCGCTGATCCGCAAGGCGGTGGAGGATGCGCGCGGCAATGTCGCCGAGGCCGCACGCGCGCTGGGCATCAGCCGCGCGACCGTCTACCGCAAGCTCCCCCGCAGCCGGCGCGCGGGAGCCTCGCGCCTTCGTGCGGTTTGCCACAGAAAAGCCGGGGACGTAGCCCGGTTCGGATAG
- a CDS encoding ABC transporter permease: MNTFTDSVAAAGQLLVSGDPVLLAIVGRSLAVSATACALACGFGLVLGAWIAVMRFSGRALLLIVLNTLLALPSVVVGLVIYLLLSRSGPLGFLGWLFSFKAMVLAQAILVLPVVTALTRQTIEDADRAHGEQLRSLGAGPFARALLLVADERYALVTVVIAAFGRAVSEVGAVMIVGGNIDGFTRVMTTAIALETSKGDLPLALALGFVLLAVVLVLNLAIAAVRNWRERVDGAAADPAVRRHLEVAS; the protein is encoded by the coding sequence ATGAACACCTTTACAGACAGCGTCGCCGCCGCAGGCCAACTCCTCGTTTCGGGCGACCCGGTGCTGCTGGCGATCGTCGGCCGGTCGCTCGCGGTCAGTGCGACGGCGTGCGCGCTCGCCTGCGGCTTCGGTCTGGTGCTCGGCGCCTGGATCGCGGTCATGCGTTTTTCGGGACGCGCGCTGCTACTGATCGTGCTCAACACGCTGCTCGCGCTGCCTTCCGTGGTGGTCGGGCTGGTGATCTACCTTCTTCTTTCGCGCTCGGGGCCCCTGGGCTTCCTGGGCTGGCTGTTCAGCTTCAAGGCGATGGTGCTCGCGCAGGCGATCCTGGTCCTGCCGGTCGTCACCGCACTGACGCGGCAGACCATCGAAGATGCCGATCGCGCGCACGGCGAACAGCTGCGTTCGCTCGGCGCCGGACCGTTCGCGCGGGCGCTGCTGCTGGTGGCGGACGAGCGCTATGCGCTGGTCACGGTCGTGATCGCCGCCTTCGGCCGCGCGGTGTCCGAGGTCGGCGCGGTGATGATCGTCGGCGGCAACATCGACGGCTTCACGCGCGTGATGACCACCGCCATCGCGCTCGAAACCAGCAAGGGCGATCTGCCGCTGGCGCTCGCGCTCGGCTTCGTCCTGCTGGCGGTGGTGCTGGTGCTCAACCTCGCGATCGCGGCGGTGCGCAACTGGCGCGAGCGTGTCGATGGCGCGGCGGCCGATCCGGCGGTCAGGCGCCATCTGGAGGTGGCATCATGA
- a CDS encoding D-amino acid dehydrogenase: MKVIVLGGGVIGVTTAYYLAKAGAEVTVLDRQSGAAQETSFANAGQVSPGYSTPWAAPGIPFKALKWMFQKHAPLSIRPDGTLFQLRWMAAMLKNCSPDRYAVNKERMMRVAEYSRDCLRQLRAETGVRYEHRTQGTLQLFRTQAQLDAVQRDVAVLEECGVPYQLLGREQLASVEPALARTGDLLAGGLRLPNDETGDCNLFTKGLAEVARGLGVQFRFDQSVERLVTEGGRITGVRLAGGEVLSADRFVLAFGSYSRDFIAPLGLDIPVYPVKGYSLTVPLVDPSLAPQSTVLDETYKVAVTRFDDRIRVGGMAELGGFDLRLNPRRRETLERVVTDLFPGGDLPRAEFWTGLRPMTPDSTPIIGATPYANLFLNTGHGTLGWTMACGSGKLVADQVMGHRPDIRTDGLSVDRYLAPASGGRRIVRPAGVPA; the protein is encoded by the coding sequence ATGAAAGTGATCGTTCTGGGTGGCGGCGTCATCGGTGTCACGACCGCGTACTACCTCGCCAAGGCCGGCGCCGAAGTGACCGTGCTCGACCGCCAGAGCGGCGCCGCGCAGGAAACCAGCTTCGCCAACGCCGGGCAGGTCTCGCCCGGCTATTCGACGCCGTGGGCCGCGCCGGGCATTCCGTTCAAGGCGCTCAAATGGATGTTCCAGAAGCACGCGCCGCTGTCGATCCGTCCGGACGGCACCCTGTTCCAGCTGCGCTGGATGGCGGCGATGCTCAAGAACTGCTCGCCCGACCGCTACGCCGTCAACAAGGAACGGATGATGCGCGTGGCCGAATACAGCCGCGATTGCCTGCGGCAGCTGCGCGCCGAGACCGGCGTGCGCTACGAGCACCGGACGCAGGGCACGCTGCAGCTCTTCCGTACCCAGGCTCAGCTCGACGCGGTGCAGCGCGACGTGGCGGTGCTCGAGGAATGCGGCGTCCCGTACCAGCTGCTCGGTCGAGAGCAGCTCGCGTCCGTCGAACCGGCGCTCGCGCGCACCGGTGATCTGCTGGCCGGCGGCCTGCGCCTGCCGAACGACGAGACCGGCGACTGCAACCTGTTCACCAAGGGCCTGGCCGAGGTGGCGCGCGGGCTCGGCGTTCAATTCCGCTTCGATCAATCGGTCGAGCGTCTCGTCACCGAAGGCGGCCGCATCACCGGCGTGCGCCTGGCCGGCGGCGAGGTGCTCAGCGCCGACCGCTTCGTGCTGGCCTTCGGCAGCTACTCGCGCGATTTCATCGCGCCGCTGGGGCTCGATATCCCGGTGTATCCGGTCAAGGGCTATTCGCTGACCGTGCCGCTGGTCGATCCTTCGCTGGCGCCGCAATCCACGGTGCTCGACGAGACCTACAAGGTGGCTGTCACCCGTTTCGACGACCGCATCCGCGTCGGCGGCATGGCCGAGCTCGGCGGCTTCGACCTGCGGCTGAATCCGCGCCGCCGCGAGACGCTGGAGCGGGTCGTGACCGATCTCTTCCCCGGCGGTGACCTGCCGCGCGCCGAATTCTGGACCGGCCTGCGCCCGATGACACCCGACAGCACGCCGATCATCGGCGCGACGCCGTATGCCAACCTGTTCCTCAACACCGGCCACGGCACGCTGGGGTGGACCATGGCCTGCGGCTCGGGCAAGCTGGTCGCCGACCAGGTGATGGGCCATCGTCCCGACATCCGCACCGATGGCCTCTCGGTCGATCGCTACCTCGCGCCGGCATCCGGCGGGCGCCGCATCGTGCGGCCGGCGGGCGTGCCCGCATAA
- a CDS encoding ABC transporter substrate-binding protein, with protein sequence MSDSKARTFDLLPRPTRRQAIGRLAGAATVAGLGLPVFAQAKTLRIGATFDNSSVEKANGCGLFLGSSAYFNALNRAGGINGTKVELVMADDQFKPDIAKANALSFAADSSMLAILHPLGTRQTAEVSDAVPGMAVVGPNTGTVALRKKANPNTFWVRANYDQEIDKLIATAAVLGQSRIGLVHANDPFGLSLLEGFKASLVKANLEPAVIATTPNTTSMDVDPAARAIAKANPQVVIVGLGGTAPAFVRALRAAGCMSQAYGVSITAGFLGQLGDLAHGVGFAIVVPSPYSTKFELVRRYQADMLASGVKDFSLISLEGYMDAAVLAEGLRRAGPAPTRAAVLAGLERIEAFDLGGVKINFGRTNREGSQFVDVAVISSNGRLIS encoded by the coding sequence ATGAGTGATTCCAAGGCCCGGACCTTCGACCTGTTGCCGAGGCCGACACGACGCCAAGCCATCGGCCGGCTGGCCGGAGCCGCCACCGTCGCCGGCCTCGGACTGCCGGTCTTCGCACAGGCCAAGACCCTGCGCATCGGCGCCACCTTCGACAACAGCAGCGTCGAGAAGGCCAACGGATGCGGGCTCTTCCTCGGATCGAGCGCCTATTTCAATGCGCTCAACCGCGCGGGGGGCATCAACGGCACGAAGGTCGAGCTGGTCATGGCCGACGACCAGTTCAAGCCCGACATCGCCAAGGCCAATGCCCTCTCCTTCGCCGCGGACAGCTCGATGCTGGCCATCCTGCACCCGCTCGGCACGCGCCAGACGGCGGAGGTCAGCGACGCGGTCCCCGGCATGGCGGTGGTGGGGCCGAACACCGGCACGGTCGCGCTGCGCAAGAAGGCGAATCCGAACACCTTCTGGGTGCGCGCCAACTACGACCAGGAAATCGACAAGCTCATCGCCACGGCGGCGGTGCTCGGCCAGTCGCGCATCGGTCTCGTGCACGCGAACGATCCGTTCGGGCTTTCGCTGCTGGAGGGCTTCAAGGCCTCGCTGGTCAAGGCCAACCTCGAACCCGCCGTGATCGCCACCACCCCGAACACCACCAGCATGGACGTCGACCCGGCGGCCCGCGCGATCGCCAAGGCCAATCCGCAGGTCGTCATCGTCGGCCTCGGCGGTACGGCGCCCGCCTTCGTGCGCGCGCTGCGCGCGGCGGGCTGCATGAGCCAAGCCTATGGCGTGTCGATCACGGCCGGCTTCCTGGGCCAGCTGGGCGATCTTGCTCACGGAGTGGGCTTCGCGATCGTGGTGCCCTCGCCCTACTCGACCAAGTTCGAGCTCGTGCGCCGCTACCAGGCGGACATGCTGGCCAGCGGCGTGAAGGACTTTTCGCTGATCAGCCTGGAGGGCTACATGGACGCCGCCGTGCTGGCCGAGGGTCTGCGCCGCGCCGGTCCGGCGCCGACGCGCGCGGCGGTGCTCGCGGGGCTGGAACGCATCGAGGCCTTCGACCTCGGCGGCGTGAAGATCAATTTCGGCAGGACCAACCGCGAAGGCAGCCAGTTCGTGGACGTGGCGGTCATCAGCAGCAACGGAAGGCTGATCAGCTGA
- a CDS encoding thioredoxin family protein, producing the protein MSSYATEQPSRAEVDAMPGLTVVEFGANWCGICKAAQPAINEALRDARHLRHLKVEDASGRPLGRSFQIKLWPTLVFMRDGLEVGRVVRPGSAADIRRELDQAAGAKL; encoded by the coding sequence ATGAGTTCCTACGCCACAGAACAACCTTCCCGCGCCGAAGTGGACGCGATGCCCGGCCTCACGGTGGTCGAGTTCGGCGCCAACTGGTGCGGCATCTGCAAGGCCGCGCAGCCCGCGATCAACGAGGCGCTGCGCGATGCACGGCACCTGCGCCATCTCAAGGTCGAGGACGCCAGCGGACGGCCGCTCGGCCGATCGTTCCAGATCAAGCTCTGGCCGACGCTGGTCTTCATGCGCGACGGCCTCGAAGTCGGGCGCGTGGTGCGGCCCGGCAGCGCGGCGGACATCCGCCGCGAACTCGATCAAGCCGCGGGCGCGAAGCTCTAG
- a CDS encoding extracellular solute-binding protein encodes MTLTPMRLRRSPSPGAIPAARQSRFRGIPRLGRAGLHALIASGAIALSVAALAAHAETITMASTTSTEQSGLFGHLLPAFRQATGIDVKVVAVGTGQAIDMAKRGDADVLFVHDTAAEEKFVAEGFAAKRFPVMYNDFVLIGPKDDPAGTKGSDIVAALGKIAAANAAFVSRGDKSGTDAAERRLWTQAGLADAGQPVPNEKKGTGYKECGCGMGPALNIAASTGAYLLADRGTWLSFKNRADLAVLVEGDKRLFNQYGVMVVSPAKFPQLNSAGAQKFVDWVISPAGQSSIAAYKIGGEQLFFPNAADPYRSTGR; translated from the coding sequence ATGACACTCACCCCCATGCGCCTTCGGCGCTCCCCCTCTCCGGGGGCAATCCCAGCGGCCCGGCAAAGCCGGTTCCGCGGGATTCCCCGGCTTGGCCGCGCCGGTCTCCATGCGTTGATCGCCTCGGGCGCGATCGCTCTTTCGGTGGCGGCGCTGGCCGCGCACGCCGAGACCATCACCATGGCTTCGACCACTTCGACCGAGCAGTCCGGCCTCTTCGGCCATCTGCTGCCGGCGTTCAGGCAGGCCACCGGCATCGACGTGAAGGTGGTCGCGGTCGGCACCGGGCAGGCCATCGACATGGCCAAGCGCGGCGATGCGGACGTGCTCTTCGTCCACGACACCGCGGCCGAGGAGAAGTTTGTCGCCGAAGGCTTCGCGGCCAAGCGCTTCCCGGTGATGTACAACGACTTCGTGCTCATCGGGCCGAAGGACGATCCGGCCGGCACGAAGGGCAGCGACATCGTCGCCGCGCTCGGGAAGATTGCCGCCGCCAACGCAGCCTTCGTGTCGCGCGGCGACAAGAGCGGCACCGACGCCGCCGAGCGCCGCCTGTGGACGCAGGCCGGCCTCGCCGACGCCGGCCAGCCGGTGCCGAACGAGAAGAAGGGCACGGGCTACAAGGAGTGCGGCTGCGGCATGGGCCCGGCGCTCAACATCGCGGCGTCGACCGGCGCCTATCTGCTGGCCGACCGCGGCACCTGGCTGAGCTTCAAGAACCGCGCCGATCTCGCGGTCCTGGTGGAGGGTGACAAGCGCCTCTTCAACCAGTACGGCGTGATGGTCGTGAGCCCGGCCAAGTTCCCGCAGCTCAACAGTGCGGGCGCGCAGAAGTTCGTGGACTGGGTGATTTCGCCCGCGGGCCAGTCGAGCATCGCCGCCTACAAGATCGGCGGCGAACAACTCTTCTTCCCGAACGCGGCAGATCCCTATCGGTCCACCGGCAGGTAG
- a CDS encoding nuclear transport factor 2 family protein, translating to MNTATPDAVRLAEQYIAVWNETDGERRLKLLEAHWTDDARYVDPIAEASGRTQINALVGGVHQRYPGFRFALKGRVDGHGDQLRFSWTLGPSGAEDLIEGTDFVQLEAGRLQTVTGFLDKVPAGA from the coding sequence ATGAACACCGCCACCCCCGATGCCGTCCGGCTCGCCGAGCAATACATCGCCGTCTGGAACGAGACCGACGGCGAGCGCCGGCTGAAGCTGCTCGAAGCGCACTGGACCGACGATGCGCGCTATGTCGATCCGATCGCAGAGGCGAGCGGCCGCACGCAGATCAACGCGCTCGTCGGCGGCGTACACCAGCGCTATCCGGGCTTCCGCTTCGCGCTCAAGGGCCGCGTCGATGGGCACGGCGACCAGCTGCGCTTTTCATGGACGCTCGGCCCGAGCGGCGCCGAGGACCTGATCGAGGGCACGGACTTCGTGCAGCTCGAAGCGGGCAGGCTGCAGACAGTCACCGGCTTTCTCGACAAGGTGCCGGCCGGGGCCTAG
- a CDS encoding winged helix-turn-helix transcriptional regulator, which yields MTELDRTDRKILDILQRQGRISMTDLAEQIGLSTSPCSERVRRMEREGVITGYYARVDPQALGKTLLVFVEVTLSSKSGDVFDKVRKELMHIPEVMECHLVSGGFDYLIKARLRAMSDYRNLLGDLLKKLPVTAESRSYVVMEEVKESLYLPVDR from the coding sequence ATGACCGAGCTCGATCGAACGGACCGGAAAATCCTCGACATCCTGCAGCGCCAGGGGCGCATTTCGATGACCGACCTGGCGGAGCAGATCGGCCTCTCGACGTCGCCCTGCTCCGAGCGCGTGCGCCGCATGGAACGCGAAGGCGTCATCACCGGCTACTACGCGCGCGTCGACCCGCAGGCCCTCGGCAAGACTCTGCTGGTCTTCGTCGAAGTCACGCTGTCGTCCAAGTCGGGCGACGTGTTCGACAAGGTGCGCAAGGAGCTGATGCACATCCCCGAGGTCATGGAATGCCACCTGGTGTCCGGCGGCTTCGACTACCTGATCAAGGCACGGCTGCGCGCGATGAGCGACTACCGCAACCTGCTGGGCGACCTGCTGAAGAAGCTGCCCGTGACCGCGGAATCGCGCAGCTACGTGGTGATGGAAGAGGTCAAGGAAAGCCTCTACCTGCCGGTGGACCGATAG